One Roseomonas gilardii subsp. gilardii genomic region harbors:
- a CDS encoding diacylglycerol/lipid kinase family protein — translation MTRAVLVMNNRAGTLDGRPELPGQIEDALRESGFDLHIIAEDAAPDMEGRIEAAVAAARSLPAPLVIVGGGDGTVRGAAGRLAGTGIALGILPLGTLNILARDLGMPLDPLEAAMALAGAETRRIDIGEVNGEVFTCQAVLGLPNRFARLRQANRRIPGIAARMRTILGTLRAFGRPPLSLNLAWSEQPGAPPVRRHVRARALSVVNNPYEEALGSFFHRPRLDTGVLAVHRPKRFGLFWSLVMLVAMGLGLWRRTEEVDHFLTPALTIESRRVSLRVATDGEIQILPTPLRFRIHPRALRVLSLAPVAEAEVTAQSEPQPA, via the coding sequence ATGACGCGCGCCGTACTCGTGATGAACAACCGTGCCGGAACGCTCGACGGCCGGCCGGAACTGCCCGGACAGATCGAAGACGCCCTGCGCGAGTCCGGCTTCGACCTCCATATCATCGCCGAGGATGCCGCCCCCGACATGGAGGGCCGTATCGAGGCCGCCGTCGCGGCCGCGCGCAGCCTGCCGGCACCGCTGGTGATCGTCGGCGGCGGTGACGGCACGGTGCGGGGCGCCGCAGGCAGGCTGGCCGGCACCGGGATCGCCCTGGGTATCCTGCCGCTCGGCACGCTCAACATCCTCGCCCGCGACCTCGGCATGCCACTCGATCCGCTGGAGGCCGCCATGGCCCTCGCCGGCGCGGAAACACGGCGGATCGATATCGGCGAGGTGAATGGCGAGGTCTTCACCTGCCAGGCCGTGCTGGGCCTGCCGAACCGCTTCGCGCGGCTGCGGCAGGCGAACCGGCGCATCCCCGGCATCGCCGCGCGGATGCGCACCATCCTCGGGACCCTGCGGGCCTTTGGCCGCCCGCCCCTGAGCCTGAACCTCGCCTGGTCCGAACAGCCGGGCGCGCCGCCGGTCCGCCGGCACGTCCGGGCCCGGGCGCTGTCCGTGGTCAACAATCCCTATGAGGAGGCGCTGGGCAGCTTCTTCCATCGCCCCCGGCTCGACACCGGGGTCCTGGCCGTGCACCGCCCGAAACGCTTCGGCCTGTTCTGGTCGCTGGTGATGCTGGTGGCCATGGGCCTCGGCCTGTGGCGGCGCACGGAGGAGGTGGACCACTTCCTCACCCCCGCCCTGACCATCGAATCGCGCCGCGTCAGCCTGCGCGTCGCCACCGATGGGGAGATCCAGATCCTGCCGACGCCCCTGCGGTTCCGCATCCACCCCCGGGCCCTGCGCGTGCTCTCCCTCGCCCCCGTGGCGGAGGCGGAGGTGACGGCGCAGAGCGAACCCCAGCCGGCATGA